The following are encoded together in the Juglans microcarpa x Juglans regia isolate MS1-56 chromosome 2D, Jm3101_v1.0, whole genome shotgun sequence genome:
- the LOC121248924 gene encoding TOM1-like protein 5: MAAELVSSATSEKLAEMDWAKNIQICELIAHDHRQARDVIKAIKKRLGSKHPNTQLYAVMLLEMLMNNIVGEHIHKQVLDTGILPLLVKIVKKKSDLPVRERIFLLLDATQTSLGGATGKFPKYYEAYYELVSAGVQFPQRPHAVQSSNPTPQAKKNDLPNGELASSRNEEVTRQAEPQFVPESSIIQKASNALEVLKEVLDAVDTQHPEGAKDEFTLDLVEQCSFQKQRVMHLVMTSRDEKVVSQAIELNEQLQKVLARHDNLLSGRPTSTANHFSLDETEEEEAEQLFRRLRKGKACVRPEDEEHSAERPHLGLLGSSIPAERLNRPLIRPVSSEPSSERNIHHPSVAISPPPRHVEGESPPVAMVPPKHIEKDVPQVAIPPPPAKRVERERFFQENKIDGAGLSGHMRDLSIHSRGTSSSRSGSTDFSD, translated from the exons GCAAGCTAGAGATGTCATTAAAGCTATTAAAAAACGGCTGGGAAGTAAACACCCAAATACTCAGCTCTATGCTGTGATG CTATTGGAGATGTTGATGAACAATATTGTTGGAGAACATATTCACAAGCAGGTGCTTGATACAGGGATTCTCCCCTTACTTGTGAAGATAGTCAAGAAAAAG TCAGACTTGCCTGTAAGGGAGCGGATTTTTCTTCTGCTAGATGCCACACAAACATCCCTTGGTGGTGCTACCGGAAAGTTCCCCAAGTATTATGAGGCATACTATGAATTGGTG AGTGCAGGAGTACAGTTTCCACAAAGGCCCCATGCTGTCCAATCAAGTAATCCTACACCACAAGCAAAAAAGAATGATTTACCTAATGGGGAACTAGCCTCCTCTAGGAATGAAGAGGTTACTCGGCAAGCAGAACCACAGTTTGTTCCCGAGTCTAG TATAATTCAGAAGGCAAGTAATGCTTTAGAGGTTTTAAAGGAAGTCCTCGATGCTGTTGATACTCAACATCCTGAG GGAGCAAAGGACGAGTTTACACTTGATCTGGTGGAACAGTGTTCATTTCAAAAACAAAGAGTGATGCATCTTGTGATGACTTCTCG GGATGAGAAGGTGGTTtctcaagcaattgaattgaacgAGCAACTCCAGAAAGTTCTTGCAAGACATGATAACCTTCTTTCAGGTAGGCCTACATCAACTGCAAATCATTTTAGCCTTGATGAAACAGAGGAAGAGGAGGCCGAGCAGCTTTTCCGAAG ATTACGAAAAGGAAAAGCTTGTGTGAGACCTGAAGATGAAGAGCACTCAGCAGAGCGCCCCCACTTGGGTTTGCTTGGATCCTCCATTCCGGCAGAAAGGCTGAACCGTCCACTTATACGACCAGTGAGTTCGGAACCATCGAGTGAACGGAATATCCATCATCCATCTGTCGCAATCTCACCCCCTCCAAGACATGTTGAGGGGGAGTCTCCACCTGTTGCAATGGTACCTccaaaacacattgaaaaggaTGTCCCACAAGTCGCGATTCCGCCCCCACCTGCAAAACGCGTTGAGAGGGAGAGATTCTTCCAAGAAAACAAGATTGATGGTGCTGGTTTGAGCGGCCATATGAGGGACCTCTCAATACACAGTCGCGGCACAAGTAGCTCTCGCAGTGGAAGCACAGACTTCAGTGATTGA